One genomic region from Nymphaea colorata isolate Beijing-Zhang1983 chromosome 10, ASM883128v2, whole genome shotgun sequence encodes:
- the LOC116261838 gene encoding uncharacterized protein LOC116261838 isoform X2 has translation MQSIAVKISSPKPLLYRGFFFARSGFVCSHAARDGAAGDSTLASPFSFSQWTACELSLSVQGNSLSGDHLLFRRQKVLLQRAADPGSFGQLSRMGVLLLLEMLLRSVTCRLCHTDTAGKVKYRRRHADTGIPTRGHRRIRFGSGLGQTRSKPTRFSFKPSFSLYATLPSDSRLSLPRRLPRQHSSAMAGDGDGDIWWRPAAAGDRQYGEERKNSVSVSTYKLWFWRFWISCVYCTATLFETFLLMS, from the exons ATGCAATCAATCGCAGTAAAAATCTCCTCGCCGAAACCCCTCCTTTaccgtggatttttttttgcccgttcgGGCTTTGTCTGTTCTCACGCCGCACGCGATGGAGCAGCCGGCGATTCCACCCTGGcttctccattttcattttcgCAGTGGACAGCCTGCGAACTCTCCCTCTCCGTGCAGGGGAACTCACTCTCCGGCGACCACTTGCTTTTCCGGCGACAAAAAGTTCTCCTGCAACGTGCGGCTGATCCAG GAAGCTTCGGTCAGCTTTCAAGGATGGGGGTTCTGTTACTGCTGGAAATGCTTCTGAGATCAG TTACCTGCaggctatgtcacacggatacggctgGGAAGGTCAAGTACCGGCGTCGACACGCCGACACGGGGATCCCGACACGGGGACACcgcaggatacgttttggatcgggtctgggtcagacccgatccaaaccaacccgattttcttttaaaccgTCGTTTTCTCTTTACGCGACTTTACCCTCCGACAGTCGACTTTCCTTACCTCGACGACTTCCACGGCAGCACAGTTcggcaatggcgggcgacggcgacggcgacatctggtggcgtccggcggcagccggcgacagacag TATGGcgaggaaaggaaaaacagtgtctCAGTCTCAACCTACAAGTTGTGGTTCTGGAGGTTCTGGATCAGCTGCGTCTATTGCACAGCCactttgtttgagactttcttgcttatgtcttag
- the LOC116261838 gene encoding uncharacterized protein LOC116261838 isoform X1: protein MQSIAVKISSPKPLLYRGFFFARSGFVCSHAARDGAAGDSTLASPFSFSQWTACELSLSVQGNSLSGDHLLFRRQKVLLQRAADPGSFGQLSRMGVLLLLEMLLRSGYVTRIRLGRSSTGVDTPTRGSRHGDTAGYVLDRVWVRPDPNQPDFLLNRRFLFTRLYPPTVDFPYLDDFHGSTVRQWRATATATSGGVRRQPATDSMARKGKTVSQSQPTSCGSGGSGSAASIAQPLCLRLSCLCLSSYHF, encoded by the exons ATGCAATCAATCGCAGTAAAAATCTCCTCGCCGAAACCCCTCCTTTaccgtggatttttttttgcccgttcgGGCTTTGTCTGTTCTCACGCCGCACGCGATGGAGCAGCCGGCGATTCCACCCTGGcttctccattttcattttcgCAGTGGACAGCCTGCGAACTCTCCCTCTCCGTGCAGGGGAACTCACTCTCCGGCGACCACTTGCTTTTCCGGCGACAAAAAGTTCTCCTGCAACGTGCGGCTGATCCAG GAAGCTTCGGTCAGCTTTCAAGGATGGGGGTTCTGTTACTGCTGGAAATGCTTCTGAGATCAG gctatgtcacacggatacggctgGGAAGGTCAAGTACCGGCGTCGACACGCCGACACGGGGATCCCGACACGGGGACACcgcaggatacgttttggatcgggtctgggtcagacccgatccaaaccaacccgattttcttttaaaccgTCGTTTTCTCTTTACGCGACTTTACCCTCCGACAGTCGACTTTCCTTACCTCGACGACTTCCACGGCAGCACAGTTcggcaatggcgggcgacggcgacggcgacatctggtggcgtccggcggcagccggcgacagacag TATGGcgaggaaaggaaaaacagtgtctCAGTCTCAACCTACAAGTTGTGGTTCTGGAGGTTCTGGATCAGCTGCGTCTATTGCACAGCCactttgtttgagactttcttgcttatgtcttagtagttatcacttttga
- the LOC116261838 gene encoding uncharacterized protein LOC116261838 isoform X3, protein MEQPAIPPWLLHFHFRSGQPANSPSPCRGTHSPATTCFSGDKKFSCNVRLIQLRSAFKDGGSVTAGNASEIRLCHTDTAGKVKYRRRHADTGIPTRGHRRIRFGSGLGQTRSKPTRFSFKPSFSLYATLPSDSRLSLPRRLPRQHSSAMAGDGDGDIWWRPAAAGDRQYGEERKNSVSVSTYKLWFWRFWISCVYCTATLFETFLLMS, encoded by the exons ATGGAGCAGCCGGCGATTCCACCCTGGcttctccattttcattttcgCAGTGGACAGCCTGCGAACTCTCCCTCTCCGTGCAGGGGAACTCACTCTCCGGCGACCACTTGCTTTTCCGGCGACAAAAAGTTCTCCTGCAACGTGCGGCTGATCCAG CTTCGGTCAGCTTTCAAGGATGGGGGTTCTGTTACTGCTGGAAATGCTTCTGAGATCAG gctatgtcacacggatacggctgGGAAGGTCAAGTACCGGCGTCGACACGCCGACACGGGGATCCCGACACGGGGACACcgcaggatacgttttggatcgggtctgggtcagacccgatccaaaccaacccgattttcttttaaaccgTCGTTTTCTCTTTACGCGACTTTACCCTCCGACAGTCGACTTTCCTTACCTCGACGACTTCCACGGCAGCACAGTTcggcaatggcgggcgacggcgacggcgacatctggtggcgtccggcggcagccggcgacagacag TATGGcgaggaaaggaaaaacagtgtctCAGTCTCAACCTACAAGTTGTGGTTCTGGAGGTTCTGGATCAGCTGCGTCTATTGCACAGCCactttgtttgagactttcttgcttatgtcttag
- the LOC116261839 gene encoding probable glycosyltransferase At5g20260 — protein sequence MLQYERSLVSLSFPVGAHAVCGRLRFLQWQRNKFLRTSFFHLFLVTMSAPAPTDSSPAPMPVPPTDFAPALMPAPPIESAPATPNATLSTVSNALVITRKKRGRGVETSRLEKLEEGLARSRATIRRAVLARNYISQKRQCLMPKGAIYHNSYAFHQSYIEMEKRLKIWIYREGEPPIFHDGSSMRVYSIEGHFIQEMDKQRLPFYHQ from the exons ATGCTGCAATATGAGAGGAGCCTTGTCAGCCTTTCTTTTCCTGTTGGTGCTCATGCTGTCTGTGGCCGACTTCGATTCCTACAATGGCAGCGGAACAAGTTCCTCCGGACTTCCTTCTTTCATCTCTTCCTTGTAACCATGTCTGCCCCTGCTCCCACTGATTCTTCTCCAGCACCCATGCCTGTCCCTCCCACTGACTTTGCCCCAGCACTGATGCCTGCGCCTCCCATCGAGTCTGCCCCTGCAACGCCCAACGCCACACTCAGCACCGTCTCGAATGCTTTAGTGATTACA aggaagaagagaggcagAGGTGTTGAGACGAGCAGGTTGGAGAAATTGGAGGAGGGTCTTGCCAGGTCGAGGGCGACCATTAGAAGGGCTGTTCTGGCGAGAAACTACATTTCTCAGAAGCGCCAGTGCCTCATGCCGAAGGGGGCCATATACCACAATTCTTATGCATTTCATCA GAGCTACATAGAGATGGAGAAGAGGCTGAAGATATGGATCTACAGGGAAGGGGAGCCGCCCATTTTCCATGACGGGTCTAGCATGAGAGTGTACTCGATTGAGGGCCATTTCATCCAAgagatggacaagcagaggctgcCCTTTTATCACCAGTGA